One window of the Chryseobacterium shigense genome contains the following:
- a CDS encoding OmpA family protein, which produces MKNLKLGISALALTVASTVFAQTTNNPWLIGVGAHAENHKAAQTEFSNTFSANNLTKRMFNVNNFSITPPLSKLTVARNIGKGLVIDWQTSVGNVDNKRFNMGKEFFLMTGLGFQAKAAGLLWNEESWFDPYLRVGANYLRHDYTALAFPRYDYKGELVANGDGGNENGKANHFTVSTGAGANFWVTKNFGLGIQGDYVSTPGDKSTVANFWQASASILFRFGNRDRDKDGILDKDDLCPDTPGLPEFQGCPDTDGDGVPDKDDQCPEVAGPVENNGCPWPDTDGDGVIDKDDACPTVAGPAENNGCPWPDTDKDGILDKDDACPTVPGLPEYNGCPKPKKQTAIETTDALKGIFFDFNKATIRPESSAKLDNAAKIIKTDGGNYLVEGQTDAKGAAEYNLKLSRQRAASVVSALEARGVDVNALKSIGVGETKATVSEKASDAERQADRKVIVTAIEDANEWNAIKKKDYEDAPVKKATKKAPAKKKVVKKKK; this is translated from the coding sequence ATGAAAAATCTAAAATTAGGAATTTCAGCATTGGCGCTTACTGTTGCCTCTACTGTCTTCGCGCAGACTACCAACAATCCGTGGTTGATCGGGGTTGGTGCTCATGCGGAAAACCACAAGGCAGCACAGACGGAATTCAGTAACACGTTCTCTGCTAATAATTTAACGAAGAGAATGTTCAATGTGAACAACTTCTCTATTACACCTCCATTATCTAAGTTAACAGTTGCTAGAAACATCGGTAAAGGTTTAGTTATCGACTGGCAGACTTCCGTAGGTAATGTAGACAACAAAAGATTTAACATGGGGAAAGAATTTTTCCTAATGACAGGTCTTGGTTTCCAGGCTAAAGCAGCTGGTCTTTTATGGAATGAAGAATCTTGGTTCGATCCATATTTAAGAGTTGGTGCTAACTACCTGAGACATGATTACACTGCTCTTGCTTTCCCTAGATATGACTACAAAGGAGAGTTAGTTGCTAACGGTGACGGTGGTAACGAAAACGGTAAGGCTAACCACTTTACAGTTTCTACAGGTGCTGGTGCTAACTTCTGGGTAACTAAAAACTTCGGTCTTGGTATTCAGGGAGATTATGTATCAACTCCAGGTGATAAATCTACAGTTGCTAACTTCTGGCAAGCTTCTGCATCAATCTTATTCAGATTTGGTAACAGAGATAGAGATAAGGATGGTATCCTAGATAAAGATGATCTTTGTCCAGATACTCCTGGTTTACCAGAATTCCAAGGATGTCCTGATACTGACGGTGACGGAGTTCCAGATAAAGACGATCAATGTCCAGAAGTAGCTGGTCCAGTTGAAAACAACGGTTGTCCTTGGCCAGATACAGATGGAGATGGTGTTATCGACAAAGATGATGCTTGTCCTACAGTAGCAGGTCCTGCTGAAAACAACGGTTGTCCTTGGCCAGATACAGATAAAGACGGTATCCTAGATAAAGATGATGCTTGTCCTACTGTTCCAGGTCTTCCAGAATACAATGGATGTCCTAAGCCTAAGAAGCAAACAGCTATTGAAACAACTGATGCTCTTAAAGGTATCTTCTTTGACTTCAATAAAGCGACTATCAGACCAGAATCTAGTGCTAAACTAGACAACGCTGCTAAGATCATCAAAACTGACGGTGGTAACTACCTAGTTGAAGGTCAAACTGATGCTAAAGGTGCTGCTGAATACAACTTGAAACTTTCTAGACAAAGAGCTGCTTCAGTAGTTTCTGCTCTAGAGGCTAGAGGTGTTGATGTAAACGCTCTTAAATCAATCGGAGTTGGTGAAACTAAAGCTACAGTTTCTGAAAAAGCTTCTGATGCTGAAAGACAAGCTGATAGAAAAGTTATCGTAACTGCTATCGAAGATGCTAACGAGTGGAACGCAATCAAGAAAAAAGATTACGAAGATGCTCCAGTGAAAAAAGCTACTAAAAAAGCTCCGGCTAAGAAAAAAGTAGTTAAAAAGAAAAAATAA
- a CDS encoding YebC/PmpR family DNA-binding transcriptional regulator, with translation MGRAFEYRKASKMARWDKMAKTFSKIGKDIALAVKAGGTDPEANPALRRCIQNAKGANMPKDNVERAIKKASGADAENYEEVTYEGYGQGGVAFFVECTTNNTTRTVANVRAIFNKFDGNLGKNGELAFIFDRKGIFSIDLAQIKMDWDDFEMEMIDGGAEDVEKDEEEVMITTAFEDFGSLSHKLDELGIEAKSAELQRIPNNTKEVNEEQFKANMKMLERFEDDDDVQNVYHNMEITDDLMNSL, from the coding sequence ATGGGAAGAGCATTTGAATATAGAAAAGCTTCTAAAATGGCCAGATGGGATAAAATGGCCAAAACTTTCTCCAAGATCGGTAAAGATATTGCATTGGCTGTAAAGGCTGGAGGAACAGATCCTGAGGCCAACCCGGCTTTAAGAAGATGTATCCAGAATGCAAAAGGGGCCAATATGCCTAAAGATAATGTGGAAAGAGCTATCAAAAAAGCAAGCGGTGCTGATGCCGAAAACTATGAAGAAGTAACCTACGAAGGATACGGACAGGGTGGCGTTGCTTTCTTTGTTGAATGCACAACCAATAACACAACCAGAACCGTTGCCAACGTGAGAGCTATCTTCAACAAATTTGATGGTAACCTTGGTAAGAATGGAGAATTAGCTTTCATTTTCGACAGAAAAGGAATTTTCAGTATCGATCTTGCTCAGATCAAAATGGACTGGGATGATTTTGAAATGGAAATGATTGATGGTGGTGCTGAAGACGTTGAAAAAGATGAAGAAGAAGTAATGATCACTACGGCTTTCGAAGATTTCGGTTCATTATCACATAAATTAGACGAGCTTGGAATTGAAGCAAAAAGTGCAGAACTTCAGAGAATTCCGAACAATACGAAAGAAGTAAATGAAGAGCAGTTCAAGGCCAATATGAAGATGCTTGAGCGTTTTGAGGATGATGATGATGTACAGAATGTGTATCACAATATGGAGATCACAGACGATCTGATGAATTCACTGTAA
- a CDS encoding UDP-2,3-diacylglucosamine diphosphatase, translated as MKRNVELVVISDVHLGTYGCKAKELLRYLNSIQPKTLVLNGDIIDIWQFKKSYFPKPHLKVIKKILSFATKNTQVYYITGNHDEMFRKFTDFELGKLKVCNKICLDIDQKKTWIFHGDVFDASVQHSKWIAKLGGKGYDLLIVINNMVNWFLEKMGREKYSFSKKIKNNVKKAVKYIGDFELTASELAIDNHYDYVICGHIHQPQIREVVTKKGSCTYLNSGDWIENLSALEYHDKQWKIFYYDDHKDSLKDDEAEEIQDMDSSELLKIVTNFS; from the coding sequence ATGAAAAGAAACGTTGAATTAGTTGTTATATCGGATGTTCATTTGGGTACTTATGGATGTAAGGCTAAAGAACTGTTGAGGTATCTCAATTCTATACAGCCTAAAACCTTAGTTTTAAACGGGGATATTATTGATATCTGGCAGTTTAAAAAGTCTTACTTCCCTAAACCTCATTTGAAGGTAATCAAAAAGATCCTTTCTTTTGCCACTAAAAATACACAGGTTTATTATATTACTGGCAATCATGACGAAATGTTCCGTAAGTTTACCGATTTCGAATTGGGAAAACTGAAAGTCTGCAATAAAATTTGTCTTGATATAGATCAGAAAAAAACCTGGATATTTCACGGAGATGTTTTTGATGCATCCGTTCAGCATTCCAAATGGATTGCAAAGCTTGGCGGAAAAGGCTATGATCTCCTGATTGTTATCAATAATATGGTGAATTGGTTTTTAGAGAAAATGGGCAGAGAGAAATATTCATTTTCAAAGAAGATCAAAAACAATGTGAAAAAAGCAGTAAAATACATTGGAGATTTTGAACTGACAGCTTCCGAATTGGCTATTGATAATCACTACGATTATGTAATCTGTGGACATATCCATCAGCCCCAGATCCGTGAAGTTGTAACCAAAAAAGGATCGTGTACTTATCTTAATTCCGGGGATTGGATAGAAAACCTGTCGGCTCTTGAATATCATGATAAGCAATGGAAAATATTTTATTACGACGATCACAAAGATTCACTTAAAGACGACGAAGCAGAAGAAATCCAGGATATGGACAGTTCCGAACTTCTGAAAATAGTAACTAATTTTTCTTAA
- a CDS encoding glycosyltransferase family protein, giving the protein MKVLYAFQGTGNGHVARAQEIIPILKKYASVDTLISGHQSQLKADFDINFQYKGISLLYNKTGGLSYRKTFTENKFLEAVKTIRELELSQYDLIINDYEPLTGWAGKLKKLPMIELSHQASMSFAETPKPEKKDFLGELILKYYVPSERKIGFHFENYHPQIKKPVIRHKIRNLNPDKKGYYLVYLPSFADENIIKVLKQIPVQWKVFSKYSKSQIKIKNVEVFPIDEVQYLKCFESCDGILCNAGFETPAEALFMDKKLFVIPIHNQYEQECNASALNLMGIPNSKVLNLQEIMEWVASDHHLKVDYPDDIEEILVNEVLVL; this is encoded by the coding sequence ATGAAAGTATTGTATGCATTTCAAGGAACAGGAAACGGACATGTTGCCAGGGCACAGGAAATTATTCCTATCCTCAAAAAATATGCTTCGGTAGATACGCTGATCAGTGGGCATCAGTCACAATTGAAGGCGGATTTCGACATTAACTTCCAATACAAAGGCATTTCCCTTCTGTATAACAAAACAGGCGGTTTATCTTACCGCAAAACGTTTACTGAAAATAAATTCCTCGAAGCGGTAAAAACAATCAGGGAACTGGAGCTTTCACAATATGATCTGATCATCAATGATTATGAGCCTCTCACCGGATGGGCAGGAAAGCTGAAGAAATTACCAATGATTGAGCTGAGTCATCAGGCTTCTATGAGTTTTGCCGAAACACCCAAGCCTGAAAAGAAGGATTTTCTGGGTGAACTGATCCTGAAATATTATGTTCCCAGTGAAAGAAAAATAGGATTTCATTTTGAAAACTATCATCCCCAGATTAAAAAACCTGTGATCAGGCACAAAATACGAAATCTGAATCCTGATAAAAAAGGATACTATCTTGTTTATCTTCCCAGTTTTGCGGACGAGAATATCATCAAGGTTTTAAAACAGATTCCTGTACAATGGAAAGTGTTTTCAAAGTACAGCAAATCACAGATAAAAATAAAAAATGTAGAAGTTTTCCCTATTGACGAGGTTCAATATCTGAAATGCTTTGAAAGTTGTGACGGCATCTTATGCAATGCCGGCTTTGAAACTCCCGCGGAAGCCTTATTTATGGATAAAAAACTTTTTGTGATCCCTATTCATAACCAATACGAACAGGAATGTAATGCCAGTGCCTTAAACCTTATGGGAATTCCGAATTCTAAGGTGCTGAACCTTCAGGAAATTATGGAATGGGTTGCTTCAGACCATCACTTAAAAGTAGATTATCCGGATGATATTGAAGAAATTCTGGTAAACGAGGTTTTAGTTCTTTAA
- a CDS encoding GNAT family N-acetyltransferase, with product MRFENNKSGNGGVIMLNNDVKEVGRLTYTIFPEDSKFIISFVLVHPEFEGRGMGKYLVEEAIKFARENSWKVYPHCSYARAVMTRMSDVDDIFLKN from the coding sequence ATGAGATTTGAAAACAATAAATCAGGAAATGGCGGCGTGATTATGCTGAACAATGATGTAAAAGAGGTCGGAAGGCTTACGTATACTATTTTTCCGGAAGACAGTAAATTTATTATTTCTTTCGTTCTGGTCCATCCGGAATTTGAAGGCCGCGGAATGGGAAAATATCTGGTTGAGGAAGCGATAAAATTTGCCCGGGAAAACAGCTGGAAAGTATATCCTCACTGCTCCTATGCAAGAGCTGTAATGACCAGAATGAGTGATGTGGACGATATTTTTTTAAAGAACTAA
- a CDS encoding RDD family protein translates to MSQIAINTSQNVNINFNIAGVGERMLAFIIDLLIKVAYAVIIFYLFFNVFDLGYLLTGLDQWSVMAVYILLTFPIYIYPVVLESLMEGQTPGKKLMKIRVVKIDGYQASFGDYLIRWMFRLIDTSAVGVIGLISMIVSKNNQRLGDIASGTAVISLKNNINISHTILENIHEDYIPSFPQVIALSDNDMRIIKDNYTKALKVDDRQIISKLSDKIKSILKLEIDPTKMTERQFINVVIKDYNYYTGKDN, encoded by the coding sequence ATGTCTCAAATTGCGATAAATACCTCACAAAATGTAAATATTAATTTTAATATTGCAGGTGTTGGAGAAAGAATGCTTGCCTTTATTATCGATCTTTTGATAAAGGTTGCCTATGCTGTTATTATATTCTATCTTTTCTTCAATGTTTTCGATCTTGGGTATTTATTGACGGGGCTGGATCAATGGTCCGTAATGGCTGTTTATATTCTCCTTACATTTCCCATTTACATTTACCCCGTTGTTCTGGAAAGCCTTATGGAGGGCCAGACTCCCGGAAAAAAGCTTATGAAAATCCGAGTAGTAAAAATTGATGGCTACCAGGCTAGCTTCGGTGATTACCTGATCCGCTGGATGTTCAGACTGATTGATACTTCAGCAGTTGGTGTCATTGGCCTCATTTCTATGATTGTTTCCAAAAACAACCAGAGACTGGGTGATATTGCTTCCGGCACGGCTGTGATTTCTTTAAAAAACAACATCAATATTTCCCATACTATCCTGGAAAACATTCATGAAGACTATATTCCTTCATTCCCTCAGGTGATTGCATTAAGCGATAATGATATGCGGATCATCAAAGACAATTATACCAAAGCTCTGAAGGTAGACGACCGCCAGATCATCAGTAAACTATCTGATAAGATCAAGAGCATTCTAAAACTGGAAATAGACCCGACAAAAATGACGGAAAGACAGTTCATTAATGTAGTAATTAAGGATTATAATTATTATACGGGAAAAGATAATTAA
- a CDS encoding stage II sporulation protein M has protein sequence MREVYFIKQNKEKWLGIEQVIQGKIKKNPDDLSSLYINLINDLSFAQTYYPKSNTTVYLNHLSSQIFQKIYKTKRVEENRLLYFFRTEVPLLVYQYRRYLVYAFLFFILFTSIGVLSGMYDKGFANIILGEDYVNETIENIKKGNAVGIYQSGSTWGSTIGIIFNNIGVGAKLYIYGITGGVGTLFALLSNSVMLGSFQYFFYDYGALKDSARGIWLHGVFEIFAMVVEAMCGLILGASILFPRTFSRFNSFKKGFKDSFKIFLSTIPFTVCAGIIEGYVTRHALKMPLAANLTIIITSLAIIGFYYFVYPLVVYKKINNPTHDAVL, from the coding sequence ATGAGAGAAGTTTATTTCATTAAACAAAATAAAGAAAAATGGTTGGGAATTGAACAGGTTATTCAAGGGAAAATTAAAAAAAATCCGGATGACCTGTCTTCGCTGTATATCAACCTGATCAATGATCTTTCATTTGCACAGACTTACTATCCCAAAAGCAATACCACCGTATACCTGAACCATCTTTCTTCACAGATATTCCAAAAGATCTATAAAACGAAAAGAGTAGAGGAAAACAGGCTGCTTTATTTCTTCAGAACAGAAGTTCCTCTGCTTGTGTATCAATACAGAAGATATCTTGTGTACGCTTTTCTGTTTTTTATCCTGTTTACTTCCATCGGAGTGCTTTCAGGGATGTATGATAAAGGTTTTGCCAATATCATTCTAGGAGAAGATTATGTAAACGAAACCATAGAAAATATTAAAAAAGGAAATGCAGTAGGAATATACCAGAGCGGTTCAACATGGGGAAGCACAATCGGGATTATTTTCAATAACATCGGGGTGGGCGCGAAATTATATATTTATGGGATCACCGGAGGGGTAGGAACTTTGTTTGCTCTGCTTTCCAACAGTGTTATGCTGGGGTCGTTTCAGTACTTTTTCTATGATTACGGAGCCCTGAAAGACAGCGCAAGAGGAATCTGGCTTCACGGTGTCTTTGAAATCTTTGCCATGGTTGTGGAAGCCATGTGCGGCCTGATTCTGGGAGCTAGTATTCTGTTTCCAAGAACATTTTCAAGGTTCAATTCCTTTAAAAAAGGTTTCAAGGACTCTTTTAAAATCTTCCTAAGTACTATTCCGTTTACCGTTTGTGCAGGAATTATCGAAGGTTATGTAACAAGACATGCTCTGAAAATGCCACTTGCAGCAAATTTAACCATAATAATCACTTCACTTGCCATTATAGGATTTTACTACTTTGTTTATCCTTTAGTGGTTTATAAAAAAATTAATAACCCAACCCATGATGCAGTTTTATAA
- a CDS encoding DUF4013 domain-containing protein: protein MMQFYKKREFGAFISDSFNFFKLYGKNYFKNYILINGLLLILTVAIIIFGFREIFGQLIGSNISGESYYFERYFSENAGMLIVTAILVFILFVLLGIVNYLYPVFYMKRITEGAQKIKTDEILGDFKRNAGRIAKMCIGMLFIVLPVIMIVVGFSYLLMLIIIGFFLMLLVYPTAFNVSAFLMYDYFNTKRGFIESLSYSIRAQFSYPNGNEKSPYWKYWGASIIMFVIMYMITSVFTFIPMFFIYGSLLASAPDGNFEENPFAGTAGIIFFVFYGFSMLASLMLSNLMYINAGLMYYDSRTDLHQKIELEEIETIGINE, encoded by the coding sequence ATGATGCAGTTTTATAAAAAAAGAGAATTTGGAGCTTTCATCAGTGACAGCTTTAATTTTTTCAAATTATACGGAAAAAATTACTTTAAGAACTATATCCTGATCAACGGGTTGCTGCTGATCTTAACGGTTGCCATCATAATTTTCGGATTCAGGGAAATTTTCGGACAGCTTATTGGTTCCAATATAAGTGGAGAAAGCTATTATTTTGAAAGATATTTCTCAGAGAATGCCGGAATGCTGATCGTTACCGCCATACTTGTTTTTATACTTTTTGTCCTTCTGGGAATTGTTAATTACCTCTATCCGGTTTTCTATATGAAAAGGATTACCGAAGGTGCCCAAAAGATAAAAACAGACGAAATCCTGGGAGATTTTAAGAGAAATGCCGGAAGGATTGCCAAAATGTGCATAGGAATGCTGTTTATTGTGCTTCCTGTAATAATGATCGTGGTAGGATTTTCCTATTTACTGATGCTGATTATCATCGGTTTTTTCCTGATGCTGCTTGTATATCCTACAGCATTCAATGTCTCGGCGTTTCTGATGTATGATTATTTTAATACAAAAAGAGGCTTTATAGAAAGTTTAAGTTATTCCATAAGAGCCCAGTTTTCCTATCCGAACGGAAACGAAAAATCTCCATACTGGAAGTATTGGGGAGCATCCATTATCATGTTCGTTATTATGTACATGATTACTTCGGTATTTACATTTATCCCGATGTTTTTTATTTACGGATCGCTGCTGGCATCTGCTCCTGACGGAAACTTTGAAGAGAATCCTTTTGCGGGAACAGCAGGGATTATTTTCTTTGTATTCTATGGATTTTCAATGCTGGCTTCATTAATGCTTTCCAACCTGATGTATATCAATGCGGGGCTTATGTATTACGACAGCCGGACAGATCTTCATCAGAAAATTGAACTTGAAGAAATAGAAACCATAGGTATTAATGAATAG
- a CDS encoding DUF4129 domain-containing protein, whose product MNRFLLFLLLFFSICPVHAQDENEPATVEEYISDSLGTGHYRNMFRADSVLIMKPVSENTVYPKTFKEKLPSRYKGNEFDYSVSKPRESFLQKLMRRIDQILQSIFGERVFTDSAKITTVLIRLFAIILVGFLLYFIIKYLMGKDGNFFFGKKNRKVDINAEELHENIHEINFPESIAKFEGERDYRSAVRYQFLFILKKLSDKKYINWNPEKTNKDYLVELKAEHLKKEFSGLSYIFDYVWYGEFTIDEQAYLKFKNQYQAFKL is encoded by the coding sequence ATGAATAGATTTCTTCTTTTTCTGCTGCTTTTTTTCTCCATTTGTCCTGTTCATGCACAGGATGAAAATGAGCCTGCAACAGTAGAAGAATATATATCGGATTCTTTGGGAACGGGACATTACAGAAATATGTTCCGTGCAGATTCTGTCCTGATCATGAAACCGGTTTCGGAAAATACAGTCTACCCCAAAACATTCAAAGAAAAGCTTCCGTCAAGATATAAAGGCAATGAATTTGATTATTCTGTTTCCAAGCCAAGAGAATCTTTCCTGCAAAAGCTGATGAGAAGGATAGACCAGATTCTTCAAAGTATTTTCGGGGAAAGAGTCTTTACCGATTCTGCTAAAATTACGACCGTTCTTATCCGTTTGTTTGCTATTATTCTGGTAGGATTTCTTCTTTATTTTATCATTAAATATTTAATGGGAAAAGACGGGAACTTTTTCTTCGGTAAGAAAAACAGAAAAGTAGACATCAATGCAGAAGAGCTTCATGAAAATATTCATGAGATTAATTTTCCTGAAAGCATCGCAAAATTTGAAGGGGAAAGAGATTACCGTTCTGCGGTCCGTTACCAGTTTCTTTTCATCCTGAAAAAGCTGAGCGATAAAAAGTACATCAACTGGAATCCTGAAAAAACAAATAAAGATTACCTGGTGGAGCTTAAGGCAGAACATCTGAAAAAAGAATTTTCCGGACTGTCCTACATTTTCGATTATGTCTGGTACGGAGAATTCACTATTGATGAGCAGGCTTACCTGAAATTTAAAAACCAGTACCAGGCATTCAAACTCTAG
- a CDS encoding AAA family ATPase: MENFENQNLENQSSINLNKSEDQFQSRIDMIELRASLDKVKAEIAKVIVGQESMVEHLIAALLSNGHVLIEGVPGVAKTITAKLLAKTIDAGFSRIQFTPDLMPSDILGTSVFSVKNSEFEFKKGPIFSSFILIDEINRSPAKTQAALFEVMEERQITMDGIRYIMDEPFLVVATQNPIEHEGTYRLPEAQLDRFLFKINVGYPNLEQEIAIIRNQHESKKEDKTEGVNRVITAEQLKNYQHLVKEIIVEAQLMEYIAKIIVNTRENQFLYLGASPRASLALLTASKSFAALRGRDFVTPEDIKEASYAVLRHRVIVSPEREMEGLTADEIIRQILEGIEIPR, translated from the coding sequence ATGGAAAACTTTGAAAACCAGAACTTAGAAAATCAAAGTTCTATTAATTTAAATAAAAGTGAGGATCAGTTTCAGTCAAGAATTGATATGATCGAGCTGCGTGCCAGTTTAGACAAAGTAAAAGCTGAAATAGCCAAAGTTATTGTAGGGCAGGAGAGTATGGTAGAACATCTTATTGCAGCCCTTTTATCAAACGGACATGTATTGATTGAAGGCGTTCCGGGAGTTGCAAAAACCATCACAGCCAAGCTCCTTGCAAAAACTATTGATGCAGGCTTCAGCAGAATACAGTTTACGCCGGACCTTATGCCTTCCGATATCCTGGGAACCTCTGTTTTCAGTGTGAAAAACTCTGAATTTGAGTTTAAAAAAGGACCTATCTTTTCCAGCTTTATCTTAATTGATGAGATCAATAGATCACCGGCAAAAACCCAGGCAGCATTGTTTGAAGTAATGGAAGAAAGGCAGATCACCATGGACGGAATCCGTTATATCATGGATGAGCCATTCCTGGTAGTGGCTACCCAAAACCCAATAGAGCATGAAGGGACTTACAGGCTTCCTGAAGCTCAGCTGGACCGTTTCCTGTTTAAAATCAATGTAGGATATCCTAACCTTGAACAGGAGATCGCTATTATAAGAAACCAGCACGAAAGTAAAAAAGAAGACAAGACAGAAGGGGTAAATCGTGTCATTACCGCAGAACAGCTGAAAAACTATCAGCATTTGGTAAAAGAGATCATTGTAGAGGCTCAGCTCATGGAGTATATTGCCAAAATTATAGTCAATACAAGAGAAAACCAGTTCTTATATCTGGGAGCTTCTCCAAGGGCTTCACTGGCTTTGCTTACAGCATCCAAGTCTTTTGCAGCACTTAGGGGAAGAGACTTTGTAACACCGGAAGATATTAAAGAAGCAAGTTACGCTGTATTAAGGCACAGAGTGATCGTTTCTCCGGAAAGAGAGATGGAAGGGCTTACAGCAGATGAAATTATACGCCAGATCCTGGAAGGGATAGAGATTCCTAGATAG
- a CDS encoding DUF58 domain-containing protein, with amino-acid sequence MKNLYINTRFFFSLIGVGIMYVLAFFFPVLMWVAHILLLLCFLAVMVDYLLLFNQKNALFAQRILPEKLSNGDENFVKIDIKNNYGFKISTKIIDEIPFQFQKRDFLITKDIESGRNTYFQYSLEPKERGEYSFGNLNVYASSPLGFVARRFNFQKDAMLPAYPSFVHLRKYELMALQSEFMLGGIKKIRKLGHTMEFEQIKEYVPGDDIRTINWKATSKTNRLMVNQFQDEKSQRIFILIDKGRTMKMPFNGLSLLDYSINAAMALSHIILKKGDRAGMMTFSKKTENKVAAENKSGQLKKISEALYNIKTDFFESDFNRLYQDVKYSLNQRSLVLLFTNFETLDGLNRQLKYLRGIAKNHLLVVVFFKNSELHTLINKNPESMQEIYDEIIAEKFEFEKKLIIQELRKYGIYTVYTLPENLNIDVINKYLEIKARGIL; translated from the coding sequence ATGAAAAACCTATACATCAATACACGCTTTTTCTTTTCGCTCATTGGAGTGGGGATCATGTATGTCCTTGCATTTTTCTTCCCGGTTCTGATGTGGGTTGCTCACATTCTTTTGCTGCTGTGTTTTCTTGCGGTAATGGTAGATTATCTTTTATTATTTAATCAGAAGAATGCATTGTTTGCCCAAAGAATACTCCCGGAAAAACTATCCAACGGGGATGAAAATTTTGTGAAAATTGATATTAAAAATAACTACGGTTTTAAGATCAGTACGAAAATCATTGATGAAATTCCGTTTCAGTTCCAGAAAAGAGATTTTCTGATTACAAAAGATATTGAATCCGGCAGGAATACTTATTTCCAGTATAGCCTTGAACCTAAAGAAAGAGGAGAATACAGCTTCGGAAACCTGAATGTGTATGCTTCTTCACCATTAGGATTTGTAGCCAGAAGATTTAATTTCCAGAAAGATGCTATGCTGCCTGCTTATCCGTCTTTTGTTCATCTCAGAAAATATGAACTGATGGCATTGCAGAGTGAATTTATGTTGGGCGGAATCAAAAAGATCAGAAAACTGGGGCATACCATGGAGTTTGAGCAAATCAAGGAATATGTTCCGGGAGATGATATCAGAACCATCAACTGGAAAGCCACATCTAAAACAAACAGGTTGATGGTTAACCAGTTTCAGGACGAGAAATCTCAGCGTATCTTTATTCTGATTGATAAGGGAAGAACGATGAAGATGCCTTTCAACGGTCTCAGTCTGCTTGATTATTCTATCAATGCAGCAATGGCCCTGTCTCATATTATCCTCAAGAAAGGCGATCGGGCCGGAATGATGACCTTCTCTAAAAAAACGGAGAACAAAGTTGCTGCTGAAAATAAATCAGGACAGCTGAAAAAGATATCGGAAGCATTGTATAACATTAAAACCGACTTTTTTGAAAGTGATTTTAACCGCCTGTATCAGGATGTAAAATATTCTCTGAACCAGAGGAGCCTTGTTCTGCTTTTTACCAACTTTGAAACCCTTGACGGATTAAACAGGCAACTGAAATATCTCCGCGGTATTGCCAAAAACCATCTGTTGGTCGTTGTATTTTTTAAAAACTCAGAACTGCATACCCTTATCAACAAAAATCCTGAAAGTATGCAGGAAATCTATGATGAGATCATTGCTGAAAAATTTGAATTTGAAAAGAAACTGATCATTCAGGAACTGAGGAAATATGGTATCTATACGGTATACACTTTGCCTGAAAATTTAAATATTGACGTTATCAATAAATATCTTGAGATAAAAGCGCGGGGAATTTTATAA
- a CDS encoding OsmC family protein — protein MKITLNRINEDFLFECTNSQGNSILLDNTSQPGAKGVSPMESVLMAVAGCSGIDVVSILKKQRQEITGFQAEVEGERIPVDDAKPFKSIKVKFLLEGNIDPKKALKAAELSFEKYCSVSKTLEPNVEIGYEVLVNGEKV, from the coding sequence ATGAAAATAACACTAAACAGAATAAACGAGGACTTTTTATTCGAATGTACCAATTCCCAAGGGAATTCAATTCTTTTGGACAACACTTCACAGCCAGGTGCTAAAGGAGTTTCTCCTATGGAAAGCGTACTGATGGCCGTAGCCGGATGCAGCGGAATAGATGTGGTCTCTATCCTGAAAAAACAGCGTCAGGAAATTACCGGCTTCCAGGCAGAAGTAGAAGGAGAAAGAATTCCTGTAGATGATGCAAAGCCATTTAAATCCATTAAAGTGAAGTTTCTTTTGGAAGGAAATATTGATCCTAAAAAAGCATTAAAGGCAGCTGAACTGTCTTTTGAAAAATATTGTTCCGTATCAAAAACTTTAGAACCGAATGTAGAAATCGGGTACGAAGTTCTGGTTAACGGAGAGAAAGTTTAA